The Desulforegulaceae bacterium genome has a window encoding:
- a CDS encoding acyl-CoA dehydratase activase gives MTSNILGIDIGSTAISLALTDKNKNILKTSYSFHKGEIEKNLEKALEDFDLSLVSNIVATSSTPTTIQRDFEFDNQSALITAAKELNHSFDSILFVGGEKFGLIDFDENGNYKNLKTNTSCAAGTGSFLDQQAGRLNFSGTEELSETAFKNKGNFPLIASRCAVFAKTDLIHAQQEGHTFDEISDGLCYGLAKNLTDTLFSGEKKYSKVLFCGGVSLNKAVKKHIENIIGVKLYSDKYSNLYSAIGACFMLCDEIRNKSIEKSKINKDKIFIKCEKEKKLYYQPLELKLSKYPDFSSLEKFEFESLNSKKNKVETDIYEEINKNSALEAFLGIDIGSTSTKAALVNNNKKTIAGFYTRTAGNPLRAVQSILECIDFVFKKKNFEIKIKGCSTTGSGRKFIGKILGADLCVDEITAHAKAATKINPDVDTIIEIGGQDAKFTILKNGIVTFSVMNNVCAAGTGSFIEEQAKKLGVNITKYSERTDMVKAPLSSDRCTVFMERDINHYLAEGYSVNEVLASVLHSVRENYLLKVASESLIGEHIYFQGATAKNKSLVSAFEQRLKKPINVSRFCHLTGAIGAGLILKEEQKGKTSFRGIDLYKKEIPLKSEICGLCNNNCKITIAEINGEKAAYGFLCGRDYDTKKYVNKNISGFDLLKERKKIETKAFTNVEKIENSPVIGIPFALHLAEDHSRWKEFFSLLGIKTISSENFKDGVTKGKKISETEFCAPASSMFGHVDYLLGKADYVFVPFYLEEKVKSGQSQYCYYTQYLPSLLKRIDTKRVLNPLINYLYTGFHSKIELYKMIESIHLKKSFFEISAAFDKALEMKESNVEKFKKLYDDQIKENDDINVVLLGRPYTVLSDKMNNKIPEIFGNLGVKTFYQDMISVLDEDNLEIEPLLKDIHWKYVSKILQTAQKAAKTNNLYPVYITSFKCSPDSFGLRFFKELMAKHEKPYLVLELDEHDSSVGYETRIEAAVRAFRNHSEAENKKESLKDYDDMFFKPERNLKNKHLILPNWDNLTCNFLIKVLKREGISTYLIEETDSTISKSMKFNTGQCIPANSIAQGFVETIEKYNLNPKDCVLWMSKANFCNLKLYPNFIQSILKSYGNGMEKAKIFHGELTLKDISIRASFNTYFAHMFGGMIRKMGCKTRPYEITKGETDLVIEKSKIIMEQAFLGNMSKENAVKQVVEDFKKIKIKPRQRPKVAIFGDIYVRDNDVMNQNLVKFIEENGGEVLTTPYTELAKVIAPLYFKKWFNERLFVNLLGVKILAANMKQFEKKYMRYFNEILKEPEHSYDENPEKILGEFEIRPENAGESMENILKIFYLSKHHPDLSLFVQANPAFCCPSLVTESMKTLIEEKTSIPVVTITYDGTGGVKNQSIVPYL, from the coding sequence ATGACTTCAAATATACTTGGAATTGACATAGGCTCCACCGCTATTTCCCTTGCCCTCACAGATAAAAATAAAAACATTTTAAAAACCTCATATTCTTTTCATAAAGGAGAAATTGAAAAAAACCTTGAAAAAGCACTTGAAGATTTTGATTTAAGCCTTGTTTCAAATATTGTTGCAACAAGTTCAACTCCAACAACCATACAAAGAGATTTTGAATTTGATAATCAATCGGCTTTAATTACAGCTGCAAAAGAACTTAATCATTCTTTTGATTCAATTCTTTTTGTGGGTGGAGAAAAATTTGGACTCATTGATTTTGATGAAAACGGGAATTATAAAAATTTAAAAACCAATACCTCCTGTGCTGCAGGGACAGGAAGTTTTCTTGATCAACAGGCTGGAAGGCTTAATTTTTCAGGAACAGAAGAATTAAGTGAAACTGCATTTAAAAACAAGGGTAATTTCCCATTAATTGCCTCAAGATGTGCTGTTTTTGCAAAAACAGACCTTATCCATGCCCAGCAGGAAGGCCATACCTTTGACGAAATAAGTGATGGGCTTTGTTATGGGCTTGCAAAAAATCTTACAGATACTCTTTTTTCAGGGGAAAAAAAATACTCAAAAGTTCTTTTTTGCGGAGGAGTTTCATTAAACAAAGCTGTAAAAAAACATATTGAAAATATAATTGGAGTAAAACTTTATTCAGATAAATATTCCAATCTTTATTCTGCAATTGGTGCCTGTTTTATGCTTTGTGATGAAATTAGAAACAAAAGTATTGAAAAATCAAAAATAAATAAAGATAAAATTTTTATAAAATGTGAAAAAGAGAAAAAACTTTATTATCAGCCTTTGGAGCTTAAACTTTCAAAATATCCTGATTTTTCAAGTTTGGAAAAATTTGAGTTTGAATCCTTAAATTCAAAGAAAAATAAAGTTGAAACAGATATTTATGAAGAAATAAATAAAAATTCAGCTTTAGAGGCCTTTCTTGGAATAGATATTGGCTCAACAAGCACAAAAGCGGCTTTAGTCAACAACAATAAAAAAACAATAGCAGGATTTTATACAAGAACTGCTGGAAACCCTTTAAGGGCAGTTCAATCAATTCTTGAATGTATAGATTTTGTTTTTAAGAAAAAAAATTTTGAAATAAAAATAAAAGGATGTTCCACCACAGGTTCAGGAAGAAAATTCATTGGAAAAATTCTTGGAGCAGATCTTTGTGTTGATGAAATTACAGCCCATGCAAAAGCTGCAACAAAAATAAATCCAGATGTTGATACAATAATTGAAATCGGAGGACAGGACGCAAAATTTACCATCTTGAAAAATGGAATTGTAACTTTTTCTGTAATGAACAATGTCTGTGCAGCAGGAACAGGAAGTTTTATTGAAGAGCAGGCAAAAAAACTTGGAGTAAATATTACAAAATATTCAGAGCGTACAGACATGGTAAAAGCTCCGCTTTCAAGTGATAGATGCACAGTTTTTATGGAAAGAGATATAAATCATTATCTTGCAGAAGGTTATAGCGTAAATGAGGTGTTAGCTTCTGTCCTTCATTCTGTCCGGGAAAATTATCTTCTAAAAGTTGCTTCTGAAAGCCTGATTGGAGAGCATATTTATTTTCAGGGAGCAACAGCCAAAAACAAATCACTTGTTTCTGCGTTTGAGCAAAGACTTAAAAAGCCAATTAATGTATCCCGTTTTTGTCATTTAACAGGAGCCATTGGAGCAGGGCTTATTTTAAAAGAAGAGCAAAAAGGAAAAACCTCATTTAGGGGAATTGATCTTTATAAAAAAGAAATCCCCTTAAAGTCTGAAATATGTGGTCTTTGTAATAATAATTGTAAAATTACCATTGCAGAAATCAATGGAGAAAAGGCAGCGTATGGATTTTTGTGTGGAAGAGATTATGATACAAAAAAATATGTAAATAAAAACATTTCAGGTTTTGATCTTTTAAAGGAAAGAAAAAAGATTGAGACAAAAGCTTTTACAAATGTTGAAAAAATAGAAAATTCACCTGTAATAGGAATCCCTTTTGCTCTTCATTTAGCTGAAGATCATTCAAGGTGGAAAGAGTTTTTTTCTCTTCTTGGAATAAAAACCATTTCAAGTGAAAACTTTAAAGATGGTGTAACTAAAGGTAAAAAGATTTCTGAAACCGAGTTTTGTGCTCCTGCTTCATCAATGTTTGGTCATGTTGATTATTTGCTTGGAAAAGCTGATTATGTTTTTGTTCCTTTTTATCTTGAAGAAAAGGTTAAAAGCGGACAAAGTCAATATTGCTATTATACCCAGTATCTTCCCTCTCTTTTAAAAAGAATTGATACAAAACGAGTACTTAATCCTTTAATAAACTATCTTTATACTGGATTTCATTCAAAAATCGAGCTTTATAAAATGATTGAATCAATTCATCTTAAAAAAAGTTTTTTTGAAATAAGTGCAGCATTTGACAAGGCTTTGGAAATGAAGGAATCAAATGTTGAAAAGTTTAAAAAACTTTATGACGACCAGATAAAAGAAAATGATGATATAAATGTTGTTCTTCTTGGAAGACCCTATACTGTTCTATCAGATAAAATGAACAATAAAATTCCTGAAATTTTTGGAAATCTTGGAGTCAAAACTTTTTACCAGGATATGATTTCTGTTTTAGATGAAGATAATTTAGAAATCGAACCTCTTTTAAAAGATATCCACTGGAAATATGTTTCAAAAATTCTTCAAACAGCACAAAAAGCTGCTAAAACAAATAATTTATATCCTGTTTATATTACTTCATTTAAATGTTCGCCTGATTCCTTTGGGCTGAGATTTTTCAAGGAACTTATGGCAAAACATGAAAAGCCATATCTTGTTCTTGAACTTGACGAGCATGATTCAAGTGTTGGATATGAAACAAGAATTGAAGCAGCTGTAAGGGCTTTTAGAAATCATAGTGAAGCTGAAAATAAAAAAGAAAGTTTAAAAGATTATGATGATATGTTTTTCAAGCCTGAAAGAAATTTAAAAAACAAGCATCTTATTTTGCCTAACTGGGACAATCTAACCTGTAATTTTCTTATTAAGGTTTTAAAGCGTGAAGGAATAAGCACCTATCTTATTGAAGAAACAGACTCAACAATTTCAAAAAGTATGAAATTTAATACAGGGCAGTGTATTCCAGCAAATTCCATTGCCCAGGGATTTGTTGAAACAATTGAAAAATACAATCTCAATCCCAAAGATTGTGTTTTATGGATGAGCAAGGCAAATTTTTGCAATTTAAAGCTTTATCCCAATTTTATTCAAAGTATTTTAAAATCCTATGGAAATGGAATGGAAAAGGCAAAAATTTTCCACGGGGAGCTTACGCTTAAAGACATTTCCATTCGTGCATCGTTTAATACTTATTTTGCACATATGTTTGGTGGAATGATAAGAAAAATGGGGTGTAAAACAAGGCCTTATGAAATAACCAAAGGTGAAACAGATTTAGTTATAGAAAAAAGTAAAATAATAATGGAGCAGGCATTTCTTGGGAATATGTCAAAGGAAAATGCTGTTAAGCAAGTGGTTGAAGATTTTAAAAAAATAAAAATTAAACCCCGACAAAGGCCTAAGGTTGCCATTTTTGGGGATATTTATGTAAGAGACAATGATGTTATGAACCAAAATCTTGTTAAATTTATTGAAGAAAACGGAGGAGAGGTTTTAACAACTCCCTATACTGAACTTGCAAAGGTTATTGCTCCTTTGTATTTTAAAAAATGGTTCAATGAAAGGTTATTTGTAAACCTTTTGGGTGTAAAAATTCTTGCTGCAAACATGAAGCAGTTTGAAAAAAAATATATGAGATATTTTAATGAAATTTTAAAAGAACCTGAGCATTCCTATGATGAAAATCCTGAAAAAATTCTTGGAGAATTTGAAATAAGACCTGAAAATGCAGGTGAATCCATGGAAAATATTTTAAAGATTTTCTATCTTTCAAAGCATCACCCTGATTTAAGCCTTTTTGTTCAGGCAAACCCTGCTTTTTGCTGTCCATCCCTTGTAACAGAATCAATGAAAACTTTAATTGAAGAAAAAACTTCTATTCCTGTTGTTACAATTACTTATGATGGAACAGGTGGAGTTAAAAACCAAAGCATTGTTCCCTATCTTAA
- a CDS encoding class I SAM-dependent methyltransferase has product MAGEEAFKKNYQRYDKWFEDNPSLYETELEALKRFVPKSGKGFESGVGTGKFALPLNIEFGIDPVKEMFEEAIKNGIKTVCAKGENLPFKDNCFDFGLAVTTICFYDDILLSFKEAKRVIKKGGCLVLGFVDNGSWMGKVYREKKHKNPFYKDAVFYTVDEVKELLETAGFEKIEIIQAIFEDNLKKIAQGYGKGGFAVIKGVKGR; this is encoded by the coding sequence ATGGCAGGAGAAGAAGCTTTTAAAAAAAATTATCAAAGATATGATAAATGGTTTGAGGATAATCCTTCTCTTTATGAAACAGAACTTGAGGCTTTAAAAAGATTTGTCCCAAAATCAGGAAAAGGTTTTGAATCAGGAGTTGGAACAGGAAAATTTGCTCTGCCTTTAAATATTGAGTTTGGAATTGATCCTGTAAAAGAAATGTTTGAAGAAGCCATAAAAAACGGGATTAAAACTGTTTGTGCCAAAGGTGAAAATCTTCCTTTTAAAGACAATTGCTTTGACTTTGGTCTTGCTGTAACAACTATTTGTTTTTATGATGATATTCTTTTGTCCTTTAAAGAGGCAAAAAGAGTTATTAAAAAAGGAGGATGCCTTGTTTTAGGTTTTGTTGACAATGGCTCCTGGATGGGTAAAGTTTACAGAGAAAAAAAACACAAAAACCCTTTTTATAAAGATGCTGTTTTTTATACTGTTGATGAAGTCAAAGAACTACTTGAAACAGCCGGGTTTGAAAAAATTGAAATTATTCAGGCAATTTTTGAGGATAATTTAAAAAAAATTGCCCAAGGTTACGGAAAAGGCGGTTTTGCTGTAATCAAAGGAGTAAAAGGTAGATAG
- a CDS encoding J domain-containing protein produces MASFEKIEEARKFLGLFDSASIPEVEKKYKELLNKWHPDKNLDNQDKANEMTIKIIEAHKIIMEYFMNYKIPFTKEDVMKYCSLDEWWLNKFGADPLWSNK; encoded by the coding sequence ATGGCATCATTTGAAAAAATTGAAGAGGCAAGAAAATTTTTAGGACTTTTTGACAGTGCAAGTATTCCTGAAGTTGAAAAAAAATATAAGGAGCTTTTAAATAAATGGCATCCTGATAAGAATTTGGATAATCAGGACAAGGCCAATGAAATGACAATTAAAATAATTGAAGCCCATAAAATTATAATGGAATATTTTATGAACTATAAAATTCCTTTTACAAAAGAAGATGTAATGAAATATTGCTCTCTTGATGAATGGTGGCTCAATAAATTCGGAGCTGATCCCCTCTGGTCAAACAAATAG
- the pyrF gene encoding orotidine-5'-phosphate decarboxylase, with the protein MDPKNKIIFALDFSSFEEARLFIDLLKNKIGVFKVGLELFIKEGQKILDYINQNTGNEIFLDLKLLDIPKTVERSVAIVKDFNVRFLTVHAQDRKTLEAAVKGSGGKVDILGVTVLTSLGKQDLKEQGIAEPYLNNSRELVEKRAKFAFDSGIKGVICSPLEASLIKNKFGPDFFAVTPGIRMAHNVNDDQSRTATPFEAIKNGADYIVVGRPIKNAQNPEKEAEQIAFEIERGLKEKV; encoded by the coding sequence ATGGATCCAAAAAACAAAATTATCTTTGCCCTTGATTTCTCATCTTTTGAAGAAGCCAGGCTTTTTATTGATCTTTTAAAAAATAAAATTGGAGTTTTTAAAGTAGGTCTGGAGCTTTTTATAAAAGAAGGACAAAAGATTCTTGATTATATAAACCAAAATACTGGAAATGAAATTTTCCTTGATTTAAAGCTTTTAGATATTCCAAAAACTGTTGAAAGAAGTGTGGCAATTGTAAAGGATTTTAATGTTCGTTTTTTGACAGTTCATGCCCAGGACAGAAAAACTTTAGAAGCTGCTGTAAAAGGATCTGGCGGAAAAGTCGATATTTTAGGAGTTACTGTTCTTACTTCTCTTGGCAAACAAGACCTGAAAGAGCAGGGAATAGCAGAACCATATCTTAATAATTCCAGGGAACTTGTGGAAAAAAGAGCAAAATTTGCTTTTGATTCAGGAATTAAGGGAGTAATCTGTTCTCCTCTTGAGGCTTCTTTAATTAAAAACAAATTTGGTCCGGATTTTTTTGCTGTAACTCCTGGAATAAGAATGGCTCATAATGTAAATGATGATCAGTCAAGAACAGCCACTCCTTTTGAAGCAATAAAAAACGGAGCAGATTATATTGTTGTTGGCCGTCCTATAAAAAATGCCCAAAACCCTGAAAAAGAAGCAGAACAAATTGCTTTTGAAATTGAAAGGGGTTTAAAGGAAAAGGTGTAA